In Tenacibaculum pacificus, a single window of DNA contains:
- a CDS encoding tetratricopeptide repeat protein — translation MQLIGILKNLHIKKLQNFINQFNEKGDDSYLVLSRLGDAHYFNFELDKAEENYRKLMNLNEDIASSEHLFRYAQVLKSNGKNEESDKWLLKLKSKNGTDSRVASLENNSNYFVEYSNKEKTYINIHNLSSNTKYSDFGGFIYEDDFYFASTSPKTDKDKKLYKWNKQPYLNIYKAKQKDIKEKKILDVEKKTMLSDLSSKYHESNIIITKNGKKAYFTRDNYDGKRLKGDKNEVSHLKLYSADKIDD, via the coding sequence ATGCAGCTGATAGGTATTTTAAAGAATTTGCATATAAAAAAGCTTCAGAACTTTATCAATCAATTCAATGAAAAAGGCGATGATTCTTATTTAGTTTTAAGTAGATTAGGCGATGCACATTATTTTAATTTCGAATTAGATAAGGCAGAAGAAAACTATAGAAAATTGATGAATCTTAATGAAGATATCGCTTCCTCAGAACATTTATTTAGATATGCTCAAGTTTTAAAAAGTAATGGAAAAAACGAGGAATCAGATAAATGGTTATTGAAATTGAAATCAAAAAATGGAACAGATAGCCGTGTTGCTTCTTTAGAGAATAATTCGAATTATTTTGTAGAATATTCAAATAAAGAAAAAACATATATCAATATTCATAATTTATCAAGTAATACTAAGTATTCCGATTTTGGAGGATTTATTTATGAAGATGATTTCTATTTTGCATCGACAAGTCCAAAAACAGATAAGGATAAGAAATTATACAAATGGAATAAACAACCTTATTTGAATATCTATAAAGCGAAGCAAAAAGACATCAAAGAGAAGAAGATTTTAGATGTCGAGAAAAAAACGATGTTGTCAGATTTAAGTTCAAAATATCATGAGTCTAATATTATTATTACAAAAAACGGTAAGAAAGCTTATTTTACTCGAGATAATTATGATGGAAAAAGATTAAAAGGAGATAAAAATGAAGTATCTCATTTAAAACTTTATAGTGCAGATAAAATAGATGATTAA